Genomic window (Nitrosophilus kaiyonis):
ATTATCTCATCTTCAAAGCTATCCATATCAACGCCTTTATAAAGACTCGCAGCTTTTTTTATAACATCATATGCCATAACTGAGCAGTGCATTTTTTGAGGTGGAACAGCTGGAACATCAGGATGATCTCTCATCGCTTTTTCAACATCAATATTTGTAATTTTTACTGCCTCATCTACAGTTTTTCCTTTACATAACTCAACCATAGTATCTGAGCTCGCAATAGCTGTTCCACATCCAAAAGATTTGAATTTTGCATCTAAAATTTTATCTGTTTTTGGATCAACTATCCAGTATAATCTAACCGCATCCCCACAGCTCTCAGCACCATAATCAGCTACAATTAACTCTCCGCCTAATCTTTTTGCATCCTCTTCAGTTAGTTCGCCTTTATTTCTTGGATTGTTCATTAAGTCTTGTACTTTTTGGCTATACTCTTCCCAGATATTTCCACTTATTAAATCATTTTTTGCCATTTCTTTTCTCCTAAATCTTTGTATATATGTTAAAAAGGTTAAAAAAGTTGAGCAGTTTAATTAGTTGTGTTGTTAAACTTATTAAGTAGTTAAAATATTTAGATTAAAATAATTATTCAACCACTCAACTACTCAGCCACTTAACTACTTAACCACTCACCTAACTACTGGTTTATAAGCATATGAACTTGATATGCTTCTAAGTCTCTCAACAGCTTTTTTAAAAACATCAATTGTATAATTGATATCTTCTTCTGTTGTAAATCTTGAAAGGCTTAGCCTTACTGCAGTATGAGCCAAATCTGCTTCAGCTCCAATAGCTTCCATAACAGGATTTGCTTCTAAATCCTCACTTGCACATGCACTTCCAGTACTTGCTGCAACTCCTGCTCTATTTAAATCCCAAAGCATTGCTTCGCCTTCAACACCTTTTACACTTATTAAAATAGTATTTGGCACTCTATTTTTTCTATTTCCAACAACAAATGTATCAGGAATTTTTAAAAGTGCATCTTCAAGTTTATCTCTTAAATATCTAACTTTTTTCTCTTCAAACTCAAGATAATAGTTAGCAAGTTCCATTGCTTCACCCATACCTACAATTCCTGGAACATTCAATGTTCCGCTTCTAAGACCCCTCATATGCTCTCCCCCATGTAGCAGCGGCGTAAGCTCTTTCCCTTTTTTGATATATAATCCTCCAACACCTTTTGGACCATGAAATTTGTGTGCTGAAAAACTTAAATAATCAACTCCTGCTTTTTGAACATCAACTTTTATTTTTCCTATTGCTTGAACAGCATCTGTATGAAATAGTACATCTCTTTCTTTACAAATTTCAGCAATTTCTTCAATTGGAAATATCATACCGGTTTCATTATTTGCCCACATTATTGAAACAAGAGCAGTATCATCTCTTATAAAATCTTTTACTGTATGAGCTTCTACAATCCCTTCGCTATTAACAGGAAGATATGTTACTCTAACACCCTGTTTTTCAAGCCATTTAAAAGCTGCTAATACAGAAGGGTGTTCAACTTCTGTTGTTATCATATGATTTTTATTACCATTTTTAATATAATCAAAATATACACTTTTTATAACCCAGTTATTAGACTCAGTAGCACAGCTTGTTACAACTATATCATCTTCGTCTCTCGCATTTATTCCTGAATATAACTGATCCATAGCTTTTCGCAAAGCTGGATGAGAAGCTGTTCCAAAATCGTGAAGTGAATTTGGATTTCCATAAATTTCACAAAAAAATGGATCCATTGCTTCTTTTACTTTTGGATCAACCATTGTTGTTGCGTTGTTGTCTAAATATACTTTTTTCATTTTCACTCCAAAATAAGACAAAATTAGTCCTAATTAATTTGCTCAAATGTTACAGCAATATTTCTTAAATATTTATTATATAGTTAAGTTAGTTGAGTAAGGTGAGTATGGTGAGTGAGAAAATTATTATTGACAAAAAGCTGTGAAGGAGTGAAGTAGTGAAGCTGCTAATATCATAAAAGTTTCAAGTTTGAAGTGACTAATTCCAAATTCCCAATTCCTAATGTCCAATGACTGATGACTAATGTCTAAAACCTTATATTTTGCGGGGCGTTTACAATACTAAAAAACTCTTCTCTTGTTTTCAAGTTTTCTTTGAAAACTCCTCTTAAAGCTGAACTTACAGTTGTTGAGCATATTTTTTCTACTCCTCTCATCTCCATACACATATGTCTTGCATGAACTACCACAGCAACACCTTTTGGTTTTACACACTCCATTAATGCATCAGCAATCTGTTCGGTCATCTGCTCTTGTATTTGAAGTCTTCTAGCGTAAACTTCCACCATTCTAGGTATTTTTGATAATCCTACAACTTTTCCATCTGGAATATATGCAACATGAGCTCTTCCAATAATAGGTAAAAGATGATGCTCGCATAAAGAGTAAAATTCTATATCTCTAACAATAACCATTTCATCATTAGTCGAAGTAAAAAGAGCCTCATTTAAAATCTCTTTTGGATCTTGACTATATCCTTTTGTTAAATGCAAAAAAGCTTTATAAACACGTTCCGGAGTTTTTATCAGTCCTTCTCTGTTTGGATCTTCTCCAATAATTTTAAGCATTGTTTTTACAGCGTTTTCAAACTCTTTTTGCCTGTTCATAAAAAAAATCCTTTTTAATTAAAACTTTTTTACAAAAGTAAAGCATAATTTTGCTAAAATTGCAACTAAAATTTTTAAAAAAGGGTAAAAATGGAAATAGTAGCAAAGAAAGTTGATAATGCAAATGCAGAAGTTAATGCAAAAATTGCAAAAAGCGATATCGAATCAAAAACTCAAAAAATAGCTAAAGAGCTAAGTAAAACTTTAAACCTTCCTGGTTTTAGAAAAGGCAAAGTTCCTATAGCAATTGTTAAAAAAAGATATGGCGAAAAGATAGAAAAAGATGCTGAAGCTGAAGCTTTACAAGAAGTTTATGCTAAAGCTTTAGAAGAGCTTGGATTAAATAAAGAGGATATTTTAGGTGAACCTGCAGTAACAAAATTTGATAAAAAAGATGAAGTGATTGAAACAGAGATAAAAATATCTTTTAGACCAGAAATTGATCTTGAAGGATATGAAGAGGCAATTCCAGAATTTAAAGAGCCTGAAGTTAGCGATGAAGAGGTTGAGAAAAGATTAAAAGAGTTGGCTGAAGCGATGACTCCTCCAAAAAAATTAGAAGAAGATAGACCTTTACAAGAGGGTGATATAGCTATTATTGATTTTAAAGGGTATGTAGATGATAAAGAGATTGAAGGCGGTAGTGCTGAAAATTTTCAATTAAAAATAGGAAGTGGACAATTTATACCTGGTTTTGAAGAGCAGCTTGTTGGAATGAAAGCAGGAGAGAGTAAAACAATTGAGGTAACTTTTCCAGAGGATTATCACAACAAAGAACTTGCAGGTAAAAAAGCAAAATTTGATGTTACATTAAAAGAGATTCAAGTAAAAGAAGAACCAAAAATAGATGATGAGCTTGCAAAAAAGATGCTTCCAAATGAAGAAAATCCAACAGTTGATCTTTTAAAAGAGAAAATTAAAGAGCAGATAAAAAGTGAAAAACTTTCAAAACTATATAATGAAGAGTTAAAACCAAAACTTATTGAAAATCTTGTAGAAAAGTTTGATTTTGATTTACCAGAAAATATTGTAGAGCAAGAGATTGATATAAAACTTAATGAGAAACTAAGAGGCATGAGCGAAGATGAGTTAAAAGAGCTTAGAGAAAATCCAGATAAAGTTAAAGAATTAAGAGAGTCTTTAAAAGATGAAGCAAAGAAAAGTGTGAAAGCTACATTTATTGTTGATGCTTTGGCAAAAAAAGAGGGAATAAAAGTTGATGATCAAGAGGTGATTCAAACAATTTATTATGAAGCAATGCAGATGGGACAAAATCCGCAAGAGGTATTAGAAGCTTATAAAAAACAGGGCTTGCTTCCTGCTATAAAAATGGCTATGATAGAAGATAAATTGTTGACACATCTATTAAATAAAAAATTGGAGGCTAAATGAGTTATTACATACCATATGTAATTGAGCGCACAGGAAGAGGTGAGAGAAGTTATGATATATATTCAAGACTATTAAAAGATAGAATAATTATGTTAAGTGGAGAGATAAATGATGCAGTAGCCTCTTCTATTGTTGCTCAACTTCTATTTTTAGAAGCAGAAGATCCAGATAAAGATATCTATCTTTATATAAATTCTCCTGGTGGAGTAATAACTAGTGGAATGAGTATATATGATACTATGAACTATATAAAGCCAGATGTTTCAACTATATGTATAGGACAAGCTGCATCAATGGGAGCGTTTTTATTAAGTAGTGGTGCAAAAGGTAAAAGATACGCTCTTCCACATGCAAGAATTATGATTCATCAACCTTTAGGTGGTGCTCAAGGGCAAGCAACAGATATTGAGATTCAAGCAAAAGAGATTTTGAGATTAAAACATATGTTAAATGATATATTGGCTAAAAATACAGGCCAACCTTTGAGAAAAATAGCAAAAGATACAGATAGAGACTTTTTTATGAGTAGTGAAGAAGCAAAAGATTATGGACTTATAGATCAAGTTTTGGAAAGAAGTATGAAATAAAATGATTAGAGAGATTGTTGTTTATCCAGATAAAAGATTAAAACAGATTTCAAAACCAGTTGAAAAATTTGATGAGGAACTCCATAAACTTTTAGATGATATGTATGAAACTATGATAGCTAAAAATGGTATAGGCCTTGCAGCTATCCAAGTAGGAGTTCCTCTAAGAGCTTTGATTATAAATCTTCCAAATGAAGAGGGTGAACAAAAAAAAGAGGATCTCATTGAAGTAATAAATCCTAAAATTTTAGAGACTAAAGGAAATACTACATATACCGAAGGTTGCCTTAGTGTTCCAGAATATTATGATGATGTTGAAAGGGCTGAGTGGATAAAAGTTGAATTTTTTGATAGATTTGGGAACAAAAAAGTTGTAGAGAGTGATGGACTTTTAGCAATAGCCTTTCAACATGAGATTGATCATTTAAATGGACATCTTTTCATAGAAAAACTATCTTTTTTAAAAAGAAAAAAATTTGAAAAAGAGTGGAAAAAAAGAAGAAAAGAGAGAGGTAGCAAAAAAGGAAAAGTCAAATAAAGGTAAAGATTGAAAAAACTATTTTGTGCAACTTTTACAGATGGAAAAGCTTTTACAGTAGAGGTTGAAAGCTCATTTGTAAGAGCTCTTCCATCTTTTAGTGTTGTAGGTCTTGCTTCAAATTCAATCCAAGAATCAAAAGATAGAGTTAAATCAGCTTTAAATTTTATCGATTTTAAATTTCCCCCCTTAAAAATAACTATCAATCTATCTCCAAGTGATCTTAAAAAGAGTGGAAGCCATTTTGACTTAGCAATAGCATTAAGCATTGCGCTGCAAAAAGAGAATGTAGATTTTAAAGACTATTATATATTTGGAGAGTTAGGACTTGATGGAAAATTAAAAGATACAAATACAATTTTTCCACTTATTTTATCTTTGAGAAAAAGTGTAAATAACTTAAAAGTTGTTATTCCAAAAGATTCAGCAAAAAAAGTTTCAAAAATACCAGATATTAAAATATATCCAGTAGATAATCTCCAAGAGGCTATCGATTTTTTTAAAGAGGAAAATATAAAAGAGATTGAAAGCAGTGAAATTGATAGTGATTATCTTGTAAAAGATAATAAAAAATATTATTATCTAAATAGTTTTGAAATGGATATTTTAGATGTTAAAGGACAAGAATTTGCAAAAAGAGCCGCATTAATAGCTGCAACAGGAATGCATAATATACTTTTTGAAGGTAGTCCTGGTTGTGGTAAAAGTATGATAAGCAAAAGATTAAGATACATACTTCCTCCTCTATCTTTAGAGGAAATTTTAGAAATTGCAAAAAATGAGGCAATGGATTCTAAAGAGCCACAATTTATACCTCTTAGACCATTTAGAGCACCGCACCATTCATCTACAAAAGCCAGCATTTTTGGTGGTGGTACAAATAGTGCAAAAATTGGTGAAGTTGCATTAGCAAACAAGGGGATTTTATTTTTTGATGAACTTCCGCATTTTTCAAAAAATGTTCTCGAAGCATTAAGAGAGCCCTTAGAAGATAGAAAGATTTTAATATCAAGAGTAAATAATAAAATAGAGTATCAAACAGATTTTATGTTTATTGGCGCAATGAATCCCTGTCCATGTGGGAATCTTTTAAGTACTACAAAAGAGTGTAGATGTAGTGATGTAGAGATACAAAGATACAAAAATAGACTATCTGAGCCATTTTTGGACAGAATTGATATCTATGTACAAATGAGTGAAATTAAAAAAGAGGACAAAAGTACAATTTCATCTTCTGAGATGTATAAAAATATTTTAAAAGCATTTATATTTCAAAAAGAGAGAAAACAAAATGAGTTTAATGGAAAACTTAATGAAAAAGAGATTGAAAAATATTGTATCTTATCAAAAGATGCAGAAAATATTTTAGAAAATGCAATTGAAAGATTTTCTCTTACATTTAGAAGTATAAATAAAATTAAAAAGGTTTCACGAACTATTGCAGATTTGGATGGGAGCGAAAAGATAGAGAAAAAACATATTTTAGAGGCATTGAGCTATAGAAAAAGATAGCTTTTGCCTCTAAAGATTATGCTCCAAAAATTGAAACAACTGCTTTTGTGATAAAATATCCTCCAACCATAAGCCAAATAGCCATTATAAGTGCCAGCATTACTGGTTTAATTCCAGCTTGCTTAAATTTTTCAACACTAGTTTCCATTCCTAAAGCAGTCATTGCCATAGTTAGTAAAAATGTATCTACTTGATTTATACCAGTAAGAACTGGTTTTAATGATTCAATCCCAACTAAAAATGAGTTTATTCCAGCCATTACAATAAACCATACTGCAAACCAAGGAATTGAAATTTTAAATTTTGTTTTTTCTCCTGCTACATTTTCTACACTACTTTTAGAAACAATAATTCCTAAAATAATTAATAACGGAGCAATCATCATAACTCTTGTCATTTTAACTATTACAGCATTATCCGCAGCTGCTCCTCCTATTGCTCCACCAGCTGCAACAACTTGGGCAACTTCATGTACAGTTCCTCCAACATATATTCCATAAACAGAAGGATCCATATTAAAAATCCCTGCTTTATATAGTGCAGGATAGGTAAACATTGCAATTGTTCCAAAAAGTACAACTGTTCCAACAGCAACTGCGCTTTTATAAGGTTCAGCTTTTAAAACCGGTTCTGTTGCTAAGACAGCTGCAGCACCACATACACTTGATCCACTTGCACAAAGAACAGCAGTATCACGATCAAGTTTAAAAATTTTTACGCCAAGCCACCATCCAAGAATAAAAGTAGTTGTAAGCATTATAGTTGAAACTGTAAGTCCTGCTAAGCCAACTTCAGCAATTTGTTGAAAAGTTATCCTAAATCCATAAAGAATAATTGCAAAACGAAGTAGCTGTTTTGAGCTAAATACAATTCCAGGAACCCACTCTTTTGGGATATGAGTTCTTAATGTGTTAGCATAAAACATACCAATAACTATACCTATTATTAAAGGACTTATTGCAAGAGATTTAATAAATCCAACTTGAGAAATCTGTATAGCAGCAATCGTAAAAAGAGCTACAAATAAAATACCATTTAATGTATATTTGATATTTTCTTTAGAAAAAGCCATATTACTCCTTTTATCTATTTTTATGATAAATTTAATCAAAAAATTTTATAATAAATAAAAATTTCCTTAAATTGGATTATAATATTTTTATTAAAATAAGTAAAATAAATAAATTTGATATATTATCATCAAGAATTTTGAAAAGGTAGGAGATGAGAATAACATTAAGACAGATGGAAATATTTTTAGAAGTTGCAAAAATAGGACATTTAACTCAAGTTGCAAAGGATTTAGGATTAAGTCAGTCTGCAGTATCAATGTCGTTGAAAGAGTTAGAAAGTACTCT
Coding sequences:
- a CDS encoding NifS family cysteine desulfurase, which translates into the protein MKKVYLDNNATTMVDPKVKEAMDPFFCEIYGNPNSLHDFGTASHPALRKAMDQLYSGINARDEDDIVVTSCATESNNWVIKSVYFDYIKNGNKNHMITTEVEHPSVLAAFKWLEKQGVRVTYLPVNSEGIVEAHTVKDFIRDDTALVSIMWANNETGMIFPIEEIAEICKERDVLFHTDAVQAIGKIKVDVQKAGVDYLSFSAHKFHGPKGVGGLYIKKGKELTPLLHGGEHMRGLRSGTLNVPGIVGMGEAMELANYYLEFEEKKVRYLRDKLEDALLKIPDTFVVGNRKNRVPNTILISVKGVEGEAMLWDLNRAGVAASTGSACASEDLEANPVMEAIGAEADLAHTAVRLSLSRFTTEEDINYTIDVFKKAVERLRSISSSYAYKPVVR
- the folE gene encoding GTP cyclohydrolase I FolE, producing MNRQKEFENAVKTMLKIIGEDPNREGLIKTPERVYKAFLHLTKGYSQDPKEILNEALFTSTNDEMVIVRDIEFYSLCEHHLLPIIGRAHVAYIPDGKVVGLSKIPRMVEVYARRLQIQEQMTEQIADALMECVKPKGVAVVVHARHMCMEMRGVEKICSTTVSSALRGVFKENLKTREEFFSIVNAPQNIRF
- the tig gene encoding trigger factor, whose amino-acid sequence is MEIVAKKVDNANAEVNAKIAKSDIESKTQKIAKELSKTLNLPGFRKGKVPIAIVKKRYGEKIEKDAEAEALQEVYAKALEELGLNKEDILGEPAVTKFDKKDEVIETEIKISFRPEIDLEGYEEAIPEFKEPEVSDEEVEKRLKELAEAMTPPKKLEEDRPLQEGDIAIIDFKGYVDDKEIEGGSAENFQLKIGSGQFIPGFEEQLVGMKAGESKTIEVTFPEDYHNKELAGKKAKFDVTLKEIQVKEEPKIDDELAKKMLPNEENPTVDLLKEKIKEQIKSEKLSKLYNEELKPKLIENLVEKFDFDLPENIVEQEIDIKLNEKLRGMSEDELKELRENPDKVKELRESLKDEAKKSVKATFIVDALAKKEGIKVDDQEVIQTIYYEAMQMGQNPQEVLEAYKKQGLLPAIKMAMIEDKLLTHLLNKKLEAK
- the clpP gene encoding ATP-dependent Clp endopeptidase proteolytic subunit ClpP, with the protein product MSYYIPYVIERTGRGERSYDIYSRLLKDRIIMLSGEINDAVASSIVAQLLFLEAEDPDKDIYLYINSPGGVITSGMSIYDTMNYIKPDVSTICIGQAASMGAFLLSSGAKGKRYALPHARIMIHQPLGGAQGQATDIEIQAKEILRLKHMLNDILAKNTGQPLRKIAKDTDRDFFMSSEEAKDYGLIDQVLERSMK
- the def gene encoding peptide deformylase, producing the protein MIREIVVYPDKRLKQISKPVEKFDEELHKLLDDMYETMIAKNGIGLAAIQVGVPLRALIINLPNEEGEQKKEDLIEVINPKILETKGNTTYTEGCLSVPEYYDDVERAEWIKVEFFDRFGNKKVVESDGLLAIAFQHEIDHLNGHLFIEKLSFLKRKKFEKEWKKRRKERGSKKGKVK
- a CDS encoding YifB family Mg chelatase-like AAA ATPase, with product MKKLFCATFTDGKAFTVEVESSFVRALPSFSVVGLASNSIQESKDRVKSALNFIDFKFPPLKITINLSPSDLKKSGSHFDLAIALSIALQKENVDFKDYYIFGELGLDGKLKDTNTIFPLILSLRKSVNNLKVVIPKDSAKKVSKIPDIKIYPVDNLQEAIDFFKEENIKEIESSEIDSDYLVKDNKKYYYLNSFEMDILDVKGQEFAKRAALIAATGMHNILFEGSPGCGKSMISKRLRYILPPLSLEEILEIAKNEAMDSKEPQFIPLRPFRAPHHSSTKASIFGGGTNSAKIGEVALANKGILFFDELPHFSKNVLEALREPLEDRKILISRVNNKIEYQTDFMFIGAMNPCPCGNLLSTTKECRCSDVEIQRYKNRLSEPFLDRIDIYVQMSEIKKEDKSTISSSEMYKNILKAFIFQKERKQNEFNGKLNEKEIEKYCILSKDAENILENAIERFSLTFRSINKIKKVSRTIADLDGSEKIEKKHILEALSYRKR
- a CDS encoding YeiH family protein — its product is MAFSKENIKYTLNGILFVALFTIAAIQISQVGFIKSLAISPLIIGIVIGMFYANTLRTHIPKEWVPGIVFSSKQLLRFAIILYGFRITFQQIAEVGLAGLTVSTIMLTTTFILGWWLGVKIFKLDRDTAVLCASGSSVCGAAAVLATEPVLKAEPYKSAVAVGTVVLFGTIAMFTYPALYKAGIFNMDPSVYGIYVGGTVHEVAQVVAAGGAIGGAAADNAVIVKMTRVMMIAPLLIILGIIVSKSSVENVAGEKTKFKISIPWFAVWFIVMAGINSFLVGIESLKPVLTGINQVDTFLLTMAMTALGMETSVEKFKQAGIKPVMLALIMAIWLMVGGYFITKAVVSIFGA